The DNA segment TAGGCATAATTTATATGTAGAATTTAatacaatataaataattacagtcgtctttattttttaactttatgaGATGTATAATTAACGATTAGAGTTTACAACCCCAATAATTTTagcatttcatttatttgttacaTCATTTCACTTTTAatagataataaattaatttatttgatgaattttactatatacatacactactacaaaaagcagttttaacatcggcttattaacatcggttttatacaaaaccgatgttaagcgattttccaaaaaaccgatgttaatgcatacacgttaacatcagtttttcaaaaaccgatgttaactaatgatgttaacatcggtttttcaaaaaccgatgttaacgtatgatatgttaacatcggttttctaaaaaactgatgttaatgcatacacgttaacatcggtttttaaaaaaccgatgttaactaatgatgttaacatcggtttttcaaaaactgatgttaacgtatgatatgttaacatcggttttctaaaaaaccgatgttaatgcatacacgttaacatcggtttttaaaaaaccgatgttaacgtatcatacgttaacatcggttttccaaaaatcgatgttaatataaacttttttttttaattatttatatattttaaaaaaaatcatatattgtgttattaattatattttaattaaaaaaatataataattaagaaacaattataaattcaaaaggtaaacatttaaaaattaaactacatttttaaaatgaatttcgtaattttaatcttattattatttaatcaacaaaatttgaCCAGACTTCgtcatattttttatcatttgactAAGCAAAGTTTTTTCTTCACTGCTTAAATGACCAACATACAAATGGAggtgaaatttaatattttggttaTTACCAAATGCATTGTGTTAAGAGTAAATAGTGGATgctactaaaaaaaagagtaaatagtgtatgttaataatttaattttttaaactaatatttaataataaattattatgtacaattttttttctcatgttaGTTATCCTAAAAATTgtagtaataataaattttaactaatgaatgatataaaaaaattaaatggtttctttatagaaattaaaatcttgcgtaacttttttttgttaaagatcGGTCTACCGCAAATGTCCAAATGTAGTATGTGACTACTATCGAAGTAAGTGTAGGGTcggattgattaattttttttattcgtaaaaattaaacataaaaatatataataactattcaaccaagaaaagacaaaaaaaaataattgtttagtCAGATCTCTTTGaccgataaaataatttatttcaatggacatatttcagaataaatataaaatcattgttatttataaaaaattataaaaattaatttaagatatgaTTCTTGCATAATACTAAATACATGCTGTTAAAaagatacatattttaaaaaaatgtgattatatCCCATGAAAATTAATCAACATTATAATGATTTGCTCAAAAAgatccaaatttttaaaattatattgagcTTTATAGAGTCAAAAACTTtaattatgatgattatttaaaagtgaaaaaaatttacaatttattatataaaaaataattgttaataattaaaatgcactatgccttgtatttaaggatttttttaaaaataatcttatatttttaagaacagATGAGGAAGTATAtcataaagaatagaaaaattattgataaataccTAATATGCTAACAATACCtagtgagagagaaagaaaagtaaaaaaaaaaagtataaatgttATAGGTAATGAGATTTGAGATATGCAGAGATAAATAAGAGATATTGAttagatatatataaaaaaagcatAAGTATCCATGTattcctgatttttttttaatttttatttaaaaactttgattatagaaaaataaatcaaatattaagtTGTATATCGATAAATTGTTGGTCCAAATAGTAGTGAGTTAAAGTAAGATTTTGGATTTGGATCTTgtagatgaaaaaaaacattgttggtCCAAATTTCTTTgactttattatgaaatttgatttttttagaagtCGTTGGGCCGGTGACTTtttagttttcctttttttttaatatgtttgaaataGAGGTCGTAGAATATGTAgggatttctttcttttttgaaataagtattattaaaataaaaatttatttaatttatttaatatgattattttaatattaaggataaaatatttatttactaataaaaggtaagaaaaatgcgaaaaagaaagaaataaatcatGGATAAACTCACGACTTCAAATtggaattaaacaaaaaaaaatgaggttgcAAGGGATTTCATGACTTTGGtgaggacaattttttttaagaaaaggaaaattaagaacattctaatttaatttttacaacatAGATTTTACTGTGCAAATGTGGTTTACCAATTGTTTAgattaataaagagaaaaaaattaaaaggaatgaaagaaaacaaataaaaagtaaagataaataTAGTCGAAAAAAGTGTTGTTTaggcaaatagaaaaaaagaaaaataagtggaaatattaatattacttgtttgaatgaacgtaaaagaaatcaaaaataaataaataattatattaaattattttatattaattaaaaaaatacctctCTTCTTCTACCTGCCTTCACGCTTCtcctaatctttttttttctttttctttctttcttacttttcttttctttaactcttttttttataatttcttttctattccttaaattcaaattttatatggataaaaatatatcGTTAAAGGATCTAATAAAGataatcattcaaaaaaaaTGGTTCATAATTGATTGAAATGCGTAAATTGTGAAATCTTgtgaaatgatattttattttgtactagtagttatttgtgaaatgatatttgatgtttttaaaaatttctaacttgATTTTTGTAACGGTAAATGGATTCCTCTTACTGCGTGTTGCATATTTGTTGAATGTacttttttatatgaataaaaaatgttttaatattttgtgcATACAACTGTGATTGGTTTAGTctttttagtaataaataaatgaatataaatatataaaaataaagcgatgaaatatgtattaatttgttaattttgaaataGGATATTGCCATAATGGTGTTAAAAAAGATCTCCAAAAAGAAGCGTAATTCCTTAAAAAAGAAGCGTAATAGTGCAAACAAAGTTTATGgtgtaaaaaaagttaagaactcattcactcactcactcactgaCTCTCCCTCGTTGCCGCTCACTCACTCTCCCTCGCTCGCCGCTCACTCACTCTCCCTCGCTCGCTTCCAGGTACTATAATGTCATGGACTAGGGTTTAGTTTCATTTTGTTATTGTAAACTTTTAGGTTAATAACTTGAAAGAATTTTTTAGGCCTCTTTTACTTGCAACCGCGATCTCATTGTTGCTGCAGTTTCAGCCGCGATCTCAGTCCCAGGAGTGTCACTGGTAATCATCTTAACACTTTTCTTTGTCTTTATATTGTTGCTGAGTCTCCTCTTCAAGGCACCCTATTATTTGAAGGGAGCTTCCTTGTATTAGCACTGTATTTCCTTGTACATTGTGCCTCATTGAATGTTGTGCCTCTAGGAAGATAAGGGACTTGGTCAGAGCCTCCTTGTAATTAAAATCACCCTTAACAAGCACATGCTCCAGATCACCCGCATTCATCATATCCATTGCCTTCATCTTTTGTTCTAAAACATGAGCTTTCTTGTTCATCATGTTTTGTGACTTTAAGTCCTCTTTTATACTGAGCTGTGAGCTCCCtttgttcttcttctcttgTGCTCTCTCCTCATGGATACTCTTTTGTGGACTTTGCTTGGCACAACACATGAAGCTTCTAGAACATGCAGCATCATCTTCCATTGCTGACATGGACATGTTGTAGTTACCATGCATCTTTATTCTGCCAAGGTCAGACTGCAACATATCATAAAACTCACTGTAAAGTTGGTCGCTTGTGTGAGTTCTTGCATTGCCAACTCTACAGAGGAATGGATTAAAGGAAAGAGTTCTGGGAAGCTTTTGGTACTCTCCAAAGAAGAAAGACCAGAAATTTCGGAAGCTTTTGTTAAAGAAAGCCTTGGTCTTGCCAAAGGTTTCTCTTAGCAGCATTTGTGGTTCTACTGTGAAAGGGAGTAGCTTTGTCCAAGTGGCTCCATCTTCAAAGGGCAGTCATAGTTTTAGTCTGGTTTATTTAGTTCACAAATAAATACAAGTGTGGTTGGTaacttgtttattttgtttaccAAAAAAGACAAACCAATGTGTTTCCTCTAGCTAGCTTTCAATTCTACCTTCTTGTCTACGGCAGCTCATGCTCTCTGTCCCTCTCTGCTCGTGACTATATTGTAAATTGTTAATATGAAAAATTTCAGGTCAGATAGCCAAAGAATTTTGATAGATTTTGCTTCTTTCATGGAAGGTTACTCCTCTTGGGTTAAGGCTAGATCCTTGGAATTAGTCTTGTTTTGACAAAGTGCTGTTGAAAAGTCCACCGGATTAAAATGGAAATCTAATAAGAGTGGGTGACTAAGTGTGGCTTTGGTATTGTGTTTAAACCCACGTTGTGGGTGACTAAGTGTGGCTTTGGAATTAGTCTTGTTCATGCACTGTTTATAGTAATCATGCCCTGTTTATGCGTTGTGatgtttattaatataatatttttttgtgatttaatGTCAGTAAGATCGATATGCGCTTTGGTATCTAAAGAAAAGGATAGATATGCGTTTATAACTTTTAGCTTTTGCATGGAGTTCTTATTGACTTAAACATCATAAATGTTTTTGTAGGTACTTACCATTGTTCGTGCAATCTGATTTCGCTTAGTTCAAATGAATAAATCCAATTACTTTGTGTTTGGGTAAGTCACCAGCCTGCCTAAGTGGATAACTATAGAGTTTGGAGCTATCAACTTATCATTTTGGACAAATCACAACTCAACTTGGATATACCCACCATCTTTATTGTTTTAGAGATATAAAATTGGTTCAGTTATGcgtgattaagaaagaaaaatcgcatattcaattatttgtattaataaaaactaacaaattaataaataatatattttaaaatgtttattaaaattattaaaactaataaaacaagatatattttaagtttCTTTCATAGTTTAATAAAGTTTACTTAACATAGAAAAGCATGACAATGTATGAAAAGTGAAATGAATAGTAGGTGGCTTGTAGTCTTGTTTGTGTCTCTTCCTCAGATACAATTACACCTTGCACGTTATATAATGGAGTAGTCTCCGTACATCATCTCCATCaaatcctttttctttattagttTGATCTGACCCATAGCTAGTTGATGTTGATTACTCAGTAATGCTAGATGTGACCCATTAAACTATAGGGATGTTGGTTCGATTTGGATATTCGTAAGTTACTcagtattatataaatataattaaatattaatttaattcttaatgtTTGACTATttattatcttaattatttatattaaaatttgtaaaatttaaataatattatgggtataattaatttaatcatttatatatatgtatttaaaatatttataacattaatcatcgaagtaataataaaaaaattaaataaatataaaatgttataaatatatatagtttatatCATAAAGAACTTTCAGtcctataaaatatatattttgggaTGTTACATATATATGATTGTGTTTACGTTTTAATCATCTAGATGTAACAATTATAAGgttcacctaaaaaataaaagcaattgTAAGTAATTTGGTTTTTCTCATTGAGTGGTAATATATTACGTACttactattatattataatttgctTGATAATTAAAACGTACACTCATCATTTTATGTTTATGGTGTGCGTGCGCACACTGAAATTATGGTGTATGAATTTCTCGTGcccttttattaataaatatatttgtttagcGATCGAAAAAAAAATAGCAGTAGTAAAGTTCTGAAGCTTGTGATAACAATATCCACtcttaaaaagaaatttaatcaatatatcACTGGGATTGATTTAGCGTATCTTGATAATGTTGGACAAGATTGAATCAATATGCTACTAAGGGGACTTATAATACACTTTACTTTTGCAAAAATACTAAGGGGAGAGGGTAATACAAAAATAGCAGATTATGATTTATTCTGAGCATTGACGGCATGCATTGCACAGGTAGTTGGAACTTGGAAGATGAGAAGAGTCGTGGGTAATTAAGATTGAAGACTAACAACTCAACTAAAGTTGACggtactttttttgtttttattattctgTTCTCACAAGCTGACAATAAAATTACTTGTTACTacccattaaaaaaattatatttattaattatttagtgagattcatatcttattattttattaattttgtgagATTCATCTTATAACTTAACAGTATTCTGAATTCCTACTATTACCCTTTTGTTATTTATGTTCCGATCGATTGTACTACTATTATTGGATGAGTTTGGTTATATGAATAATGAAAATTGTGTCACACGGAGACAGAGCAGAGcagtttatattttcaataaggTTTAACTcgt comes from the Glycine soja cultivar W05 chromosome 6, ASM419377v2, whole genome shotgun sequence genome and includes:
- the LOC114416276 gene encoding uncharacterized protein LOC114416276 produces the protein MLLRETFGKTKAFFNKSFRNFWSFFFGEYQKLPRTLSFNPFLCRVGNARTHTSDQLYSEFYDMLQSDLGRIKMHGNYNMSMSAMEDDAACSRSFMCCAKQSPQKSIHEERAQEKKNKGSSQLSIKEDLKSQNMMNKKAHVLEQKMKAMDMMNAGDLEHVLVKGDFNYKEALTKSLIFLEAQHSMRHNVQGNTVLIQGSSLQIIGCLEEETQQQYKDKEKC